The Oncorhynchus mykiss isolate Arlee chromosome 5, USDA_OmykA_1.1, whole genome shotgun sequence DNA window TACAGTAGGGGGTCTGGAAAATTtgctttttaaaatacatttttttatgaataTCGCTATCAACAGAATAAACACATTTATTTACATACCTAGAGTAGAGAATATTATAATTTCTTTCCAATGATATCAActttatattaataataataataatttataataataataataataataataataataaataaataataattaaattAATATTGAGCAAATTACACTCATTGGAGCCAATTACTCCCAGTGGAGTACCCGACATAGGCTTTGAAAAAGCCCCCGTGAATAGGCTGCTGGTAAGCTTTCTTGACTTGGACATTCATTTTTGCCAACACATGGCTAACCTTTTTTTCAACCAGTTAAACAGCTGCTCTTAGtgaaaatacagtgcattcagaaagtattcagaacccttcactttttccacattttgttacattacagccttattctaaaattgattaaatacatttttttcccctcaatctacacacaataccccataatgacaaaagctAAAACATGTTTTCTGAAATTTTTTGCAATAAGGCTGTAAAgaaccaaaatgtggaaaaactgaaggggtctgaatattttccgaattaACTGTATGTTTGGAGTTAGCCTATTAGCTAGAAAGGtatgttagagtttacacttccaattataatgtggggaggtgaaaataatgaaaaactatctaacaaatctattcattttaaaatgttgattacttttCCTTGCCGTTATCATTCACTTGATGATAAGACATGCGAAAAAATGCATGTTTTGTCAACGTATGATTCGCGTCCCTGGGTTttcctgggagggggtccctgggcaaGAAAAGGAGGAAGAACCCTGACATAGGCTATAACGTTGAACTCCATGGGCATGGCACTGAGCAACCTTTTCTTTCACAAGGGATATAATCTTGGCACAAAACTCTGGGTTACTCCAACTCAGCTGTGTCAACTTGTTCTGATGGGAATATCCGATGACTAATAAGAAATAAATATATACCTTAGTGAAATTCCACTTGATGCCACTGATGAGACAAAAAAACAAGATCATTAGATGAAGCAATCattaacacagtgacaataaCCAAACTCATACACGTTACATTAGAACATCTACTTATATACTGCATATAAGCCATTATGCTTATCTGAGCATTAGTAAGCAGTTGTAAAAAATGAGATATAATGTGTTTTAAGTCTTAACATATTTTCTATGTATGGTCAAAAATAATCATATGTGATGAGTCTAACCACTCCATTAGTTACACGTCTCTCCAATACATCTCCACTTACTTTCCCAGGAAGCTTCTCCCCTTGGGCTGCTCCTTCAGCCACTTCCACACGGGGTGGGCGTTGGGCCCGTTCACATTGATCTTACTGAACATTGGGAAATCAGCATTGTAGGACTTGGCAAAATTCTTGATCTGAGATTCAGTGCCAGGTTCCTAAAATTAACACAAAATATACCAttgtaataacataataataatcatGTTGTAAAAATGCTTTAGGTGTAGACTTGAGacttgaaataaataaaaatgagatGTAGCTACCTGTCTCCCGAACTGGTTGGAGGGGAAGGCCAGGATGCGTAAACCTTTCTCAGCGTACTTTGAATGCATCTCCGCAAACTGAGAGTAGTTGACTGGGGTTTTACTTCATTTAGAGGCAACATTGACAATGATAACAACGtcgcccctacacacacacacacacacattaaaacacaggAGATAACAGGTTTGGGGCTTTTGGAAGGGGTATGGTGAATGATGTATAACATGATTGTGGTTATTTAGCAGGGCCGGAAACTAAAGTATCGCGATACTCGTTAGTATAGTGGCAAGGAAATACTTCTAGAGGAAAACAGTCCTAATGTTGGATACAAACAACACAATATTtaacatacagcaggtttttaaaggaccaaatagttgttttcatttttgccatgaaaaataatattgcaatactggtatcgtcacagccctaTTTTATAGTATTTTGGAATGCTGAGTAACTTCTTCCACCTTCTCACCTGTATTTCTCGAGGGATACCTCGTTGCCATCAATATCCTTTGCAGAGAAGTCATAAATAGACGAGGCCGTTTGCCAGTCCTCTGTCGGAGCAGACTGGGAAGGAAGAGAATAAAAGAAGAGTGAGTAAAATATGAATGTGTGTCCTGTTTGGTGCTAGCTCATGAATACCTGTCTGATGTGCGTGCAGGCACATACGTGCGTTCTCTCACGCTCACTGTAAAGACAAACTAAGCCTGAGCCAGAATGTCAGCGATCCTCACTATCTCTCTCAAAGTGATACTAAAAAGTGATATTAAAAAGTCAATATTCTAATAAAATGCCTTGGTGCTCATCCATTCTACACCGaaatctgtcacaccctgatctgtttcaactgTCCTTATTTTCCCCGGTCTCTCTataccagttcgtcttgtttgccaagtcaaccagcgtttttccttgctcctatttttttcccagtctcttttggttctagtcctcctggtttcgaCCCTTGCCGAACCCACCTGCCTGTCCACTCTGCCTGTTCTATCTTCAAGtctgcctatccccttgtactgtttggactcggATCTAGTTTTCTGAACCCCTGTCtggcctgacctcgagactgccCTTCGTCTGGTACTGTTTTGGACTCTGACCCGGTTCATGAACTCTCTCCTGTCCCCAACCTaccttttgcctaccccttggatgaataaatatcggagctcaaccatctgcttcctgtgtctgcatttgggtctcgccttgtgtccttATAGAAATCCATGTTATAACACATTTGGAAAAGGTGTTTGAATGACAGAAAAGCAGCAATTCATATGTGTTAACGTTACTGGTTACAAGGGTGTATTTTCCCCTTCAGCAAAAAACACTATGCACTTGGCATACGTCCAGAAACAGACAGATTCAACAGCAGAAAACCTTCCATAGTCAATATCTCCAAAACATTTGAATCAAAGTGCTGTTTTGATTCACCATTCCTCAGTAATCTTACCAATGTCGAGAGCATGACAGAGAAAAGGACAGCGGACCCTAGTAGATGCATGACTAACTTTCAGTAAATGAAAATGCAGAAAGCTTATGTCTCACACACTGTTGACCGTGAGCCTTTCGGTGCAGCGTCCACTTTAATTCTCCAATTTATGAAACACTGTAAATAATTAACTTGGAAGATACAACATTCTTCTCTGATAGGATGCTTTTATGCTGACCACTGACAGGCAAAGGATGAGAACACCTACAGTCAGTGGTGCTCATAAAAACAAAGTGTTCTCTTCCTACACGTGAGAtatagacctgctgttttcatctctctagagacagcaggagcagtagagatacttttaacgatcggctatgaaaagccaactggcatttactcccgaggtgctgacttgctgcaccctcgacaactactgtgattattattatttgaccatgctggtcatttatgaacattttaacatcttggccatgttctgttataatctccacgcggcacagccagaagaggactggccacccctcatagcctggttcctctctaggtttcttcctaggttttggcctttctagggagtttttcctagccactatgcttctacacctgcattgcttgctgtttggggttttaggctgggtttctgtacagcactttgagatattagctgatgtacgaagggctatataaatacatttgatttgatattaaagCGCAACTTGCACATAACAAAGGTAAACACATCTTACTCAATCTTTGGGAACTGACCTTGCTTAACACAGAAGGTTATATCGGTCGAAAAAGAACAGAACACTCAAAGTAGTGCTCCTACTCCTCTCTGACTCAATGATCAGTAAGATTTCACATCAACATTAACATAAAAAAATGGGCGGAGAAAAAGTCTAATGCTGagtattgtcacaccctgatctgtttcacctgtcttgtgcttgtctccaccacccagcaggtgtctcccattttccccattatcccctgtgtatttatacctgcgttttctgtttgtctgttgccagttcgtcttgtcccgTCAAGTCTTGCCAgagtttttctctgtgttttttcCTCTGTCTGGTTTTTGTTCTCGTTTCCCCGGTTACAACcttttgcctgtcctgaccctgcccGCCATCTACATCCGCCAACTATTTACCAGGATTACAAACCCATCCCTGTCATCGACCTGctttttgcctgcccctgtgtaCTCAGCAAATCTCTGAGACTTGAACCATCTGCCTCacttgtctgcatctgggtctcaccctgAGTCATGATAAGTATAGTATCCCTATGCTACAAACCCCTACTATTTCaccaaactacactgaacaaaaagaaAGTGTAaagtgtaaagtgttggttccatgtttcatgagctgaaagaaaAAATCTTCGAAATTTTCCATCTGCACAagatttatttgattttttttccatctgaaagattttttttctcaaattttgtgcacaaatttgtttacatccatgttagtgagaatttctcctttgccaatataatccatccacctgataggtgtggcatagcAAGaaactaattaaacagcatgatcattaaactggtgcaccttgtgctggggacaataaaaggccactttaaaatgtgcagttgtcacacaacacaatgctacaaatGTCTCATGTTAAGGGAGCATGCAatcggcatgctgactgcaggaatgtccaccagagctgttagcAGATAATTGACTGTTAATGTCTCTactataagctgcctccaacgtcgttttagaaaaATTGGCTTATCTCAATCTCCTTATCTTAATTGTAACTTAGTCAAATATTTGACATTGttgcaattatatttttgttcaatatcaCTTCATAACATCTTTAGAACAATATGGTATAGAATAGAAACAACAGATGAGCTTATGTTTGCATTTTCgaagcaagagaggagaggagaggagagcaagagaggataTGAGGGTGGTGGTGCCAGGCAATGCCTTATATAACATGCCTGACAGTGGTAGGCAACAGAATTGATTCAGTAGAGGTCATTTCACCATTCTGATAAGGTGAAGCCAGAGGAAAATATGAACCCTTCACAATGTTTCAACTTTACCACTCACTGATGTCATCTAACAAACAAGGTACATCATATTCACATATACTCACACATATTAAGGATATAAAGGAAGGTTCTGACACCATACAGCAGGGAtcgtcaactagattcagctggaacataattacaaataatttgtagacggcaaattgacagcaagaagcccaaacagatacaatatttgactaaaacaattaTTTCAAAAcctgcttacatttgtatacggtcatatacactgagtgtacaaaacattaggaacacatttcTACATGACATAGATTGCAGatcaaagctatgatcccttattgatttcacttgttaaatccacttcaaatcagtgtagatgaagtggaggagacaggttaaataattatttttaagcctcgagacatggattgtgtatgtgtgccattcagagggtgaatgggcaagacaaaatatttaagtgacattgaacggggtatggtaacaggtgccaggcgcaccggtttgagtgtgtcaagaacttcaacgctgctgggttctcaacagtttcccgtgtgtatcaagaatggtccaccatccaaaggacatccagccaacttgacacaactatgggaagcattggagtcaatatgggccagcatccctgtggaacgctttcgagaccttgtagagtccatgctgcGACGAATTGAGCCTGTTCttagggcaaaagggggtgcaattcAATCTTAGGAAAGTGttactaatgttttgtacactcagtgtatatatacatttcTATTTCTaatatgcgtgggaatactttggaacagatttctaGAAggcttggggggccaaataaaaatCACCAActggccgccagttggggaaccctgccatATAGCCTACCCTCTGTATACCCCCATACCAAATAAATATCTAAACTGAAAACCAGACAGATGATACTTGTCAATATCTTTTCCAATTTACAGACACAATAACCTTTAACACCCTGTATTTCCATAGCTTTTTCACAGACATCAAATGATGAATGCATCATCCAGAGTATAATGACATACTAAAACACAAACTGTAAATTGTCCTAATATGCACTGTAGGTTAGGCCACTTTGCTGATATCAGGTTATCAGTACAAACCAGAAGGGCAGTGGAAGTAATGGTTTCATGACACATCCAATGTCTGCAGTTAATCTAATGTAGCAGGGGTGGAATAAAGTCCCCTGTAAACAAGAAAAGGCAAAAATAATACAATAGCTACAATCAACAATGTTAGACACACTTGTAATTCAGTAAACTAATAATCTACATGTGTTTTTTATTAGATAGCTAATGGTATATGGTATGATATCAAATTCATTCTGAATACGACTAACAAGAAGGACTCCACAGCTTGCCAATGCCCCAAATATCAAGGCACAATTAATTTGCCATATTTTGTAACTAGATTGATGTAGCAATACATGGCTACATACATAAGGGTTTGTTGGTTGTGaacatagagaatgatagaggcctatAGTGGGTATTACCATTGGCTGTGCCATTGAGGGCATCCACCATTTTTATGTAGACTAGGGATTCATATCACAGATTAGTTATACAAATCTTTGTTCATATTTTCCAGAACATCTACCAAGTTTCAATACCGGGAATAAATCATATTTATCCCAAGAAATACCTTTGAAAAAATCGCACCCAGGGTTCtcccaaaataaaaacaaacattctCTGCACCACTATGTAAAGGTTTCACAGCAAGTGAAACTGATATTCAGTAATGATAGAGTAACTTTGATCACCAATGACATTGTGATTTGCGAAACAGGCCGTTCATAAATTTAGAGCGTTATTATGTTTCTCAATTGATTCAGTGCATTTCATCAGTAGGCCTAGGCTCCAATTTGCAttccgcccaaacagatccacagatgatgcaatctctattgcactccacactgccctttcccaccaggacaaaaggaacacctatgtgagaatgctattcattgactacagctcagcattcaacaccatagtaccctcaaagctcatcactaagctaaggaacctggaactaaacacctccctctgcaactggatcctggacttcctgatgggccgcccccaggtagtgagggtaggtagcaacacatctgccacgctgatcctcaacactggagctccccaagggtgcgtgctcagttccctcctgtactccctgttcacccacgactgcatggccaggcacgactccaacatcatcattaagtttgcagacaacacaacagtggtaggcctgatcaccaacaacgacgagacagcctatatggaggaggtcagagacctggccgggtggtgccagaataaaaacctatccctcaacgtaaccaagactaagaagatgattgtggactacaggaaaaggagcaccaagcactcccccattctcatcgacggggctgtagtggagcaggttaagagcttcaagttccttggtgtccacatcaacaacaaactagaatggtccaaacacaccaagacagtcgtgaagagggcacgacaaagcctattccccctcaggaaactaaaaagatttggcatcggtcctgagatcctcaaaaggttctacagctgaaacattgagagcatcctgaccggttgcatcactgcctggtacggcaattgctcggcatccgaccgcaaggcacgtAGACggtggtgcgtacggcccagtacatcactgggtcaaagctgcctgccatccaggacctctacaccgggcggtgtcaaaggaaggccctaaaaaaagaccccagccaccccagtcatagactgttctctctaccactgcatggcaagcgggaccggagtgccaagtctaagaCAAAAAGGCTTCAACAGTTTTTacgcccaagccataagactcctgaacaggtaacctaATGATGGAGGCTACCTGGTGAGCTAAGGTGATTTGGATCAGACCTTGTATGAGTTTAAAAGTCAGTTCGAGGACAAACCCAGCAAGGGTCATCCACAACGGCAGACCCCACCGTACTGGTAGTACATAACGATGACCCCACGGACCAGATGTTTGTTTTCTTTTCTGGTAATGTTATTGACCGTGTAGCCACAACATTGGGAGTCGCCCAATGTAGGCCTTAATATTAACCAGGCAAATGAAATATGAGTCGGCACCTGTCAGTTTGCTTTAGTCCTGTAATTGTTAAAACAATATTGAATTCTTCATTTTCACCCATGCAGAGAAGCATAAAGTTGGTATCAAGACCGTAAAGAAGTACTGCCAGCGGATGCAGGAGGAGAACATCACACGTGCTGTACTGCACTGTAGTTCAGATGGGAATGACACCTTCCGCTAAGCAGGTGAGGTTTTCAAATGAACAACTTTGATGTACATCTGATTCTCGCTAACGGGATCAAAATCGACAACATCAGTTGAAGCTGgagcgcggcaaattcaaatgacaaaattgtaatattaaacattcatgaacatacaagtgtcctacatcatttaaaagcttaacttctttttAATCCAACcacgttgtcagatttcaaaaaggctttacggcgaaagcataacatgcgattatctgaggacagcgccccacaccaAAATACTTTTccaaaccagcacaggcttcacaaaAGTAACATAagataaatcacttacctttgaagatcttcctctgtttgcaatcccaagggtcctcatttttcaaaaaacaagcctgagaccctttctaaagactgttgacatctagtggaaaccataGGAACTGTAATCTGGGAGCTATTTATTTGTATATCCCATAGACAAGAATTGAAATGGACTGtgacctcagaaaaacattttccggatggattttcctcagattttcacctgccatatcagttctgttatactcacagacattattttaacagttttagaaacgtcagagtgttgtctatccaaagCTACCAAttatatatgcatatcctagcttctgggcctagGTAACAGGCattttactttgggcacgtcattcattGGAACTTCCGAAcactgccccctagccctaagAGGATTCATTAAAGGCTATTTTTTCATATCATATTTTAGTCACTAGTTGACATGGCCCCCAAGTACATTCTGGAACAGTTTCTACAGCATGATCTTCTAATAAACATCACTGAGCATCAGGTAAGCAGATGGAAAAATTCAGATTTTTGTTGATATGATATAGTCATTAAACAATATCACAGTAATCTAATATGATTGTCTTGCTTTTCTTCCTTTTGTTGCAGCTGGTTCCTGAACACATAGTCATGACAAAAGAGGAACTGTCTGAATTGCTGTTACTACAGTATCCTTTCACAGCATGGAATACAAACTTATGTCTGGATGGAGTATAAATCCTCTATTGTATGGACTGTATTAACATGCATAGCCACCCCAAATTATCAaacttttaaattaaaaaaaatatatatattcacttctataaattacatattggtgatattttttaaatattaatcTAATACTGGATCGCATTATGTAGATAGTTGTGTGTTGGGATTCCTTCACCGGTCTCTCAGTCAACTGAAGAAAGCCAGCTGCCTACAGTAGGCTCCAACAAGGAGACCCTGTGGCCCGGTACTTTGGATTGAAAAGAGGCCAGGTACAAATTCATCTCATTGACCTATTGCCTAAAATGCGGTTAAAGAGATTCTCTGTTagttttgtatactttttagccagtagttctgaaagtagcactcaCCAGCcaacgtacagtgccttcagaaagtatttatatgccttgacttattccacattttgttgttacagcttgaattcaaaatggattaaatatatgtcTTTgttagacgcagagtaggtgaacggatgatctccacatgtgtggtgatggtgctttgctggtgatactgtctgtaatttatatagaattcaaggcacccttaaccagcatggttaccagagcattctgcagcgatacgccgtcatatctggtttgcgcttagtgggactatcatttgtttttcaacaggacaatggcacaaaacacacctccaggcggtgaatgggctatttgaccaagaaggagagtgatggtgctgcatcagatgacctggcctccacgatCACCCAACCtaaacccaactgagatggtttgggatgagttggaccgcagagtgaaggaaaagtagcctacaagtgctcagcatatgtgggacctccttcaagactgttggaaaagcattccaggtgaagctggatgagagaatgccaagagtgtacaaagctgtcttcaaggcaaagggggctactttgaagaagttttgatttgtttaacttttttggttactacatgagtgctattttatagtgttgatgtcttcactattattctacaatgtagaaaacagtaaaaaaaataaagtaaaacccttgaataaataggtgtgtccaaacttttgcctggtactgtaagtattcacacctcgaGTCAATAtgttgtagaagcacctttggccgtGATTACtgctgtgagtcttcctgggtaagtttctcagagctttccacacctggactgtgcaacatttgcccattattttcaaaattcttcaagctctgtcaaattggttgttgatcattgctacaaccattttcaggtcttgccaagtagatttaagtcaaaactgtaactcggccactcaggaacattcaccttcttcttggtgagcaactccagtgtagatttggccttgtgttttaagctattgtcctgctggaaggtgaatttgtctcccagtgtctggtggaaagcagattgaaccaggttttcctctaggattttgcctgtacttagctccattccgtttcttttctATCCTGAAACAATCTCCAgttcttaacgattacaagcatacccataacatgatgcaggcacCACTATGTTTgaatggagagtggtactcagtaatgttttgtatttgccccaaacataacactttgcattcaggacaaTAAGTTTATAGCTTTGAGaccttttttgcagtattactttagtgccttgttgctaaCAGGATGCATGCTTTGGAACATTTATATTCTGtgcaggcttccttttcactctgtcaattaggttagtattgtggagtatctacaatgttgttgatccatcctcagtattCTCCTATCGCAGCCATTAAACACAGTAACTGTTTCAAAGTCActattgtgaaatccctgagcggtttccttcctctccagcaactgattTAGgcaggatgcctgtatctttgtagtgatgatgaattgatacaccatccaaagttgaATTAATATATtcacatgctcaaagggatattcaatgtctgcttttttaaaaatgttacccATCTAcgaataggtgcccttctttgcaaggcaatggatcacctccctggtctttgtggttgaatctgtgtttgaaattcactggtcaactgagggaccttacagataattgtatgtgtggggtttgaatacttaGAGTCATACTTGGCACAGCACATCTTCAAGAAAGACTCTTTCAAACGAGGGATTTCGGGGCTAATTGGGGTTAGagagtaattctgctcatagattatgcatatCTATAAACTACACATTGGTACATCCAGCCTAAAGCGGGAGGTTAAATAAAGCCTTAGTAGTCGCCGGAGCATGACGTTTTAATGAAATGACTCAACACCGGTCATGACGTTAAGTGTTTTAACTGGGCTCTTGACTCTTTGCTGTGATAGGTAGTAAAGCTCATCAGACCCAGTGAGACCGCTGGGTGACATATCACCAACAGGCTGGTCCAGTGAGGATTTCAATGTGTGAATATCTTGATTGCACTTTTAGGGCTGTTTCCTAACCGGTTTCTCCGCATTGTTAATCATTTCTTATGACTACAATACATTGTTTATTCAGATGTATTGGGGATTGTAGTACATTTGAGAAAGTTCCTTCT harbors:
- the LOC118964633 gene encoding DNA-directed RNA polymerases I, II, and III subunit RPABC1-like, coding for MGMTPSAKQSLVDMAPKYILEQFLQHDLLINITEHQLVPEHIVMTKEELSELLLLQYPFTPAAYSRLQQGDPVARYFGLKRGQVVKLIRPSETAG